The following proteins are encoded in a genomic region of Maribacter hydrothermalis:
- a CDS encoding sensor histidine kinase: MERYFLALKMLDYNKANTIALEIKNESVKVQTLDLLKIVAQRTSDVESNYLESNTPENKTKYNLILTHLIEGYKEFYSDEYSSIKAYQSFSDALSLSYDTENVELVKFCLISILNILRTEIFIGSKQFNIYLNHFKEIANSKDDQLLIAFYNVTFSSKEDENLSVSLNYEQAMDALDRLFFNLPKSYPYMSYYLFEKGIQAKLDGSYNNAVAYFENGLELCDKPHLNSLANVLAWQLSHTYLKKKDYEKSAYYLGISKESSRGLKKKFYNERLSAWYFQELNVFDSAYYHLNRSIELEYKMGAKNNSLETALLSVQNQTDKLKLDKLELAASNTKNRNLTILLAVLLALGSVIGVLINKNSRRKQLLAEQEQTLQKQKVTSLLKEQELITIDAMVQGQEKERQRVANELHDDLGSLMAAVKLQFNSLEASDKKGNLETFAKTESLINEAYGKIRAIAHAKNSGLIAKQGLLQAVKQMAEKVSVASNIHISVHDHGLDNRLENSLELTLFRIVQELMANTIKHAEATEMSIHITNHGDSLNIMAEDNGRGMVLGSGRTAHEGMGLKSIDKRITHLNGTMNMESEMGKGTVIILDIPI; the protein is encoded by the coding sequence TTGGAACGCTATTTTCTGGCATTAAAAATGTTGGACTATAATAAGGCAAACACAATAGCTTTAGAAATAAAAAATGAATCTGTTAAAGTCCAAACTCTTGATTTACTTAAAATAGTAGCGCAAAGAACTTCAGATGTAGAAAGTAACTATTTAGAAAGTAATACTCCAGAAAATAAAACTAAGTATAATTTAATTTTAACCCATTTAATTGAGGGTTATAAGGAGTTTTATTCAGATGAGTATTCATCCATAAAGGCATATCAATCATTTTCTGATGCCTTAAGTTTATCCTATGATACTGAAAATGTAGAACTTGTAAAATTTTGTCTTATTAGTATTCTTAATATTTTACGTACTGAAATTTTTATTGGAAGTAAACAGTTTAATATCTACTTAAATCATTTTAAGGAAATAGCAAACTCCAAAGATGATCAACTTTTAATAGCTTTTTATAATGTAACTTTTTCATCTAAAGAGGATGAGAATTTGAGTGTGAGTTTAAATTATGAACAGGCTATGGATGCGCTTGATCGGTTATTTTTTAATCTCCCCAAATCATATCCTTACATGTCATATTATTTATTTGAAAAAGGTATTCAAGCTAAATTAGATGGTTCTTACAATAATGCTGTAGCTTATTTTGAAAACGGATTAGAGCTGTGTGATAAACCACATTTAAATAGTTTAGCAAATGTTTTGGCATGGCAATTATCTCATACGTATCTTAAAAAAAAGGATTATGAGAAATCGGCGTATTATTTAGGAATTTCAAAGGAATCATCACGTGGATTAAAAAAGAAGTTCTATAATGAACGTTTAAGTGCATGGTATTTTCAAGAATTAAACGTGTTTGATTCTGCCTATTATCATCTAAATAGGTCTATTGAATTAGAATACAAAATGGGTGCGAAAAATAATTCTTTAGAAACAGCTCTTCTGTCAGTTCAAAACCAAACCGATAAATTAAAACTGGACAAGCTAGAGTTAGCAGCATCGAACACTAAAAATAGAAACCTGACCATTTTATTGGCAGTCCTGCTGGCGCTAGGTTCGGTTATTGGGGTATTGATCAACAAAAACTCGCGCCGTAAACAATTATTGGCGGAACAGGAACAAACCTTGCAAAAACAAAAAGTAACCAGTCTCCTTAAAGAACAAGAGCTTATTACTATTGATGCCATGGTCCAGGGTCAAGAGAAAGAACGCCAACGGGTAGCCAATGAACTTCATGACGATTTAGGAAGTCTTATGGCGGCGGTAAAGCTTCAGTTTAATTCCTTGGAAGCATCGGACAAAAAAGGAAACTTGGAAACTTTTGCCAAAACCGAATCGCTTATTAATGAAGCGTATGGTAAAATTAGGGCCATTGCCCACGCAAAAAATTCCGGCTTAATTGCCAAGCAAGGATTACTGCAAGCGGTAAAACAAATGGCAGAAAAAGTGTCCGTCGCCAGTAACATTCACATATCGGTGCATGACCACGGTTTGGATAATCGGTTAGAGAATAGTTTGGAGCTTACCCTCTTTCGCATTGTTCAAGAATTAATGGCAAATACCATAAAACATGCCGAGGCTACCGAAATGAGTATACATATTACCAACCATGGCGATAGCTTAAATATTATGGCAGAGGATAATGGTAGGGGTATGGTGTTGGGCAGCGGACGAACAGCGCACGAAGGCATGGGGTTAAAAAGTATTGACAAACGTATTACCCACCTAAACGGTACGATGAATATGGAGTCGGAAATGGGAAAAGGAACAGTAATTATCTTAGATATACCTATATGA
- a CDS encoding response regulator → MIRLAIAEDHQALIDGLELLLKYEDNISIVGTVNDGEALLNLVRLKEPSVVITDIRMPKMDGIQATASIKKEFPHIKVLAFTMFDQEEAVSQMIEAGADGYILKNTALKEVLEAIRAVADGKKYYDPTINVTDANTNQSKSTNSVLTKRQTEILHLIGQGKTSREIGEELFIGIHTVDTHRKNMARILGLKGKGELLRYAMEKKYKF, encoded by the coding sequence ATGATACGATTGGCCATTGCAGAGGATCACCAAGCCCTAATCGACGGATTGGAGCTGCTACTTAAATATGAAGATAATATTAGTATTGTAGGTACGGTCAATGACGGCGAAGCATTACTAAATTTGGTACGCTTAAAAGAACCCAGTGTAGTCATTACCGATATTCGTATGCCAAAGATGGACGGTATACAGGCCACTGCTAGTATAAAAAAAGAATTCCCGCATATTAAGGTGTTGGCATTTACCATGTTTGATCAAGAGGAGGCCGTTTCGCAAATGATAGAAGCCGGTGCAGATGGCTATATATTAAAGAATACCGCGCTAAAAGAAGTCTTGGAAGCCATACGGGCAGTGGCCGATGGTAAAAAATACTACGACCCTACCATAAATGTGACCGATGCCAATACTAACCAAAGTAAATCTACTAACAGTGTTTTAACCAAAAGACAAACAGAAATTCTACATTTAATAGGTCAGGGAAAAACCTCAAGAGAAATAGGGGAAGAGCTGTTTATTGGTATCCATACGGTAGATACCCATAGAAAAAACATGGCACGTATATTAGGATTAAAAGGGAAAGGGGAACTGTTGCGCTACGCTATGGAAAAGAAATATAAATTTTAA
- a CDS encoding MraY family glycosyltransferase, translated as MSILTSLFENHYLLAIFAIVGAYVFSIRVYPTLIYLSHQKNLMAEPVERSSHTQKTPTIGGVGIFISFSLVLIGFGIFADFPKEDLIQLITILGASILLLFLGLKDDLLVMSPKKKFIGQLIASLLVILATDVRIVSMEGILGLYTLPYLVSVGFTLFVFVLIINAYNLIDGIDGLAGGIAVMVSGFFGIYFMLNDQLFMALLSFVLIGALCGFLEHNLSKEQKLFMGDSGSLFTGFLLAYLIIEFLNFNLTSESVYRLENAPIIALAVISYPLFDTLRVFTVRMRQGRSPFSADKNHIHHRWLVKGLSHRAASFVIVLSSILVVIISVMLKSLNIHMQLLLCVGFGVLGFLVPFILSIKHAEILKTNEYKVQDSYRNKEKNSAPFKPID; from the coding sequence ATGAGTATCCTAACCAGTTTATTTGAGAATCACTACCTACTGGCCATTTTTGCCATTGTTGGTGCCTATGTGTTCTCTATTCGTGTATATCCTACCTTAATTTATTTATCGCATCAAAAAAATTTAATGGCAGAACCTGTAGAGCGCAGTTCCCATACCCAAAAAACACCCACAATTGGCGGTGTAGGTATCTTTATTTCATTTTCATTGGTGCTTATAGGTTTTGGGATTTTTGCTGATTTCCCAAAAGAAGATTTAATACAACTGATCACCATACTAGGCGCCTCTATACTTTTGCTTTTCTTAGGCTTAAAAGATGACCTTTTGGTGATGTCTCCAAAGAAGAAATTTATAGGGCAATTAATAGCTTCCTTACTGGTAATTTTAGCGACGGACGTGCGTATTGTTTCCATGGAAGGTATTTTGGGGCTGTATACGCTGCCCTATCTAGTATCGGTAGGTTTTACCCTATTTGTATTTGTGTTAATTATAAATGCTTATAATTTAATAGATGGTATAGATGGTCTTGCAGGTGGTATTGCCGTAATGGTGAGTGGTTTTTTTGGCATATATTTTATGTTGAACGACCAGCTTTTTATGGCCTTACTTTCTTTTGTGCTTATTGGGGCGCTATGTGGCTTTTTAGAGCACAATTTATCCAAAGAGCAGAAACTATTTATGGGAGATTCTGGGTCGCTATTTACGGGCTTTTTATTGGCTTACCTTATTATAGAGTTCTTAAATTTTAACCTTACTTCGGAATCCGTCTATAGATTGGAGAATGCACCCATAATAGCATTGGCGGTTATTTCTTACCCCTTGTTCGATACCCTTAGAGTATTCACCGTACGTATGCGCCAAGGCAGAAGCCCCTTTTCGGCAGATAAAAACCATATTCACCACCGTTGGTTGGTAAAAGGTCTGTCCCATAGGGCGGCTAGTTTTGTTATTGTATTGTCCAGTATACTCGTAGTTATTATTTCGGTAATGCTAAAAAGCCTAAACATACATATGCAATTACTGCTATGTGTTGGTTTTGGGGTTTTAGGGTTTTTGGTGCCTTTTATATTGAGCATTAAACATGCGGAAATTTTAAAAACCAATGAATATAAAGTTCAGGACTCTTATAGGAACAAAGAAAAGAATTCGGCTCCGTTTAAGCCTATAGATTAA
- a CDS encoding lipopolysaccharide biosynthesis protein, producing MSVFAKIKNSKELPKLISVLVDQFFMSIITFATTIILARTFDVLIYADYVLLVTLCVFLLGFQSAIISRPYAICFNDYSSVDSLDYFQFNMNSKLALSFGIAIVLPIACYVGYDELTIINIAVITLFVLSYTFYHFIRETLLSERKTKENLFYGLFCTVFFVILLVYIWFEKINDIYFYLFFSSLIYSSLAFYYFVLNYKVNFFLKKVYLKFFKKNWEVGKWLVGNNMLFHIAANIYPWLLLYLTGKEDVAVLGVLLSIGSIISPILKALGSYLLPLFVKYNKDFKKISILVNNSFLFFGFMSAIIVVVGYFYGEELMSLFFGKKYSDLGVLVIFPFLIQALVIFFQPIKIALTAIKRTDIDFWIYIPRSILAVVLGYILVERYGLFGVFYTMIIENICYYSVQYFIYRKIISDLKYVDKI from the coding sequence GTGAGTGTTTTTGCAAAAATTAAGAATTCTAAAGAGTTACCTAAACTGATTAGTGTTTTGGTGGATCAATTCTTTATGAGTATTATCACTTTCGCTACCACTATAATTTTAGCAAGAACTTTTGATGTATTGATTTATGCTGATTATGTACTATTAGTAACTTTGTGTGTCTTTTTGCTGGGCTTTCAGAGCGCAATTATATCTAGGCCTTATGCTATTTGTTTTAATGACTACTCTAGCGTTGATAGTTTAGATTATTTTCAGTTTAATATGAATAGTAAGTTAGCTTTAAGCTTTGGTATTGCCATAGTTTTACCCATTGCTTGCTATGTTGGTTATGATGAATTAACAATTATAAACATAGCAGTTATCACATTGTTTGTCCTTTCTTATACCTTCTATCATTTTATACGTGAAACACTTTTAAGCGAAAGGAAAACAAAAGAGAATTTATTTTATGGATTATTTTGTACAGTGTTTTTTGTAATTCTATTAGTTTATATATGGTTTGAAAAGATTAATGATATTTATTTTTATTTGTTTTTCTCATCTTTAATTTATTCCAGTCTAGCTTTTTACTACTTTGTTTTAAATTATAAAGTAAATTTTTTTCTAAAAAAAGTTTACTTGAAGTTTTTTAAAAAAAACTGGGAAGTGGGTAAATGGCTTGTTGGAAATAATATGTTGTTTCATATAGCAGCTAATATATATCCTTGGTTATTATTGTATTTGACTGGAAAGGAAGATGTGGCAGTATTAGGAGTTTTATTAAGTATAGGGAGTATTATTTCGCCTATTTTAAAAGCATTAGGTTCATATTTACTGCCATTATTCGTAAAATATAATAAAGATTTTAAAAAAATTAGTATTCTAGTAAATAATTCATTTTTGTTCTTTGGTTTTATGTCCGCTATTATTGTGGTAGTAGGTTATTTCTATGGAGAAGAGTTAATGTCTTTGTTTTTTGGCAAAAAGTATTCTGATTTAGGGGTTTTAGTTATTTTTCCATTTCTAATACAAGCATTAGTAATATTTTTTCAACCTATAAAAATTGCATTAACAGCTATTAAAAGGACGGATATAGATTTTTGGATTTATATTCCTAGAAGTATATTGGCAGTCGTACTAGGTTATATATTAGTGGAACGTTATGGTTTATTCGGGGTGTTTTATACTATGATTATAGAGAATATTTGTTATTATAGCGTACAATATTTTATTTATCGAAAAATCATTTCAGACTTAAAATATGTGGACAAAATATAG
- a CDS encoding glycosyltransferase, producing MIKIAIVCKIMPIYRVGLFKKLSKSTGNFRFNIFGDIKSQKGIQTISQATVSESDLNQINWTRTKNYFYKPDLLLWQTGISRSIFKGEYKVYVFEGAISHIGVWFQSILCKIFRRKVIFWSHGDRGLDKGFKAFLRLVLFRFIGDGMFLYGKTQKDVMVKKGYDPNKLFVINNSLDFEKQQLEYENFDVELFNEITNKLSFLNKAFTILFMGRLVENKKVHEIVKAVGKLRNSGILINCIIIGEGPEKLKLQDLVSNLNLGEQFRFVGGIYDEKYVHQYFKIADLLVSPGNVGLNCIHSMAYGVPVLTHDNFIFQNPEVEVINDGVNGILYAYNNFSDLVNKLEYWIKNRKKSRELSQICISSIKENYTPTYQANAMIEGVKKIL from the coding sequence ATGATAAAAATTGCAATAGTTTGTAAAATAATGCCAATTTATCGAGTTGGTCTTTTTAAGAAATTATCGAAAAGTACTGGCAATTTTAGGTTTAACATTTTTGGGGATATAAAAAGTCAAAAGGGCATTCAGACAATTAGCCAAGCTACAGTGTCCGAAAGTGATTTGAATCAAATAAATTGGACTAGAACTAAAAATTATTTTTATAAACCAGATTTGCTTTTATGGCAAACTGGAATATCAAGGTCTATTTTTAAGGGAGAATATAAAGTATATGTTTTTGAAGGTGCTATCTCTCATATAGGAGTATGGTTCCAATCAATACTTTGTAAAATATTTAGAAGGAAAGTGATTTTTTGGTCCCATGGGGATAGGGGCCTTGATAAAGGTTTTAAAGCTTTTTTAAGGTTAGTGTTATTCAGATTTATAGGTGATGGTATGTTTTTATATGGTAAAACGCAAAAAGATGTAATGGTTAAAAAAGGCTATGACCCTAATAAATTATTTGTAATTAATAATTCATTAGATTTTGAAAAACAACAATTAGAATATGAAAATTTTGATGTAGAGTTATTTAATGAAATCACCAACAAGCTTTCCTTTTTAAATAAAGCATTTACCATTCTTTTTATGGGTAGGTTGGTAGAAAATAAAAAAGTACACGAAATTGTTAAAGCGGTAGGTAAGTTAAGAAACAGTGGAATCCTTATAAATTGCATAATTATTGGAGAAGGTCCAGAAAAACTAAAACTACAAGACCTTGTAAGTAATTTAAATTTAGGAGAGCAATTTAGGTTTGTGGGGGGTATTTATGATGAAAAATATGTTCATCAATATTTTAAAATAGCAGACTTATTGGTATCACCCGGAAATGTTGGATTAAATTGCATTCATTCTATGGCATATGGAGTTCCTGTTTTGACTCATGATAATTTTATTTTTCAAAATCCTGAGGTTGAGGTGATAAATGACGGTGTCAATGGTATATTATATGCATATAACAACTTTTCTGATTTGGTCAATAAATTGGAATATTGGATAAAAAATAGAAAAAAAAGTAGAGAACTCAGTCAAATTTGTATAAGTAGCATAAAAGAAAATTACACTCCAACCTATCAAGCTAATGCAATGATTGAAGGTGTTAAAAAAATTTTATAA
- a CDS encoding glycosyltransferase family 4 protein: protein MKKTRLLISAFACGPHRGSEPGMGWNFVTGLSEYFEVHVITEKIEFEDSVQEYLYLNKSLNVSFYFIPIVKNDKLRKLWPPSYYWYYKDWQYKAYNLALKLDKEYDFDVIHQLNMVGYREPGYLWKINKPFVWGPIGGLENSPWSFLPTLGFKGFVFYSFRNIINLYQRNFYLRPKLATRRDNMVLISATEKVGIIAKKVWSKESVILSEVGQLNNNILAVNQRKENEPLNIVWSGLHTPGKNLKLLLRALKEINVSYKLNVLGQGEMTEKWMKIAEKYNISQNIVWHGWVKQSQAVTIMRKGHVFIITSISDLTSTVTLEALSSGLPIICLNHCGFADVVTEDCGFRISISSPKIATLEIKDAILKLFWDEKLRLKLSQGALNRAKCYSWKDKITTLDNVYKLLLENNNIR from the coding sequence TTGAAAAAAACTAGGTTATTAATTTCGGCGTTCGCTTGTGGGCCTCATAGGGGTTCAGAACCTGGAATGGGTTGGAATTTTGTAACAGGCCTTTCTGAATATTTTGAAGTTCATGTAATTACCGAAAAAATTGAGTTTGAAGACTCAGTTCAAGAATATTTATACCTTAATAAATCCCTTAATGTTAGCTTTTATTTTATTCCAATAGTAAAAAATGACAAATTAAGGAAGTTGTGGCCACCAAGTTATTATTGGTATTATAAAGATTGGCAGTACAAAGCTTATAATCTTGCATTGAAGTTAGATAAAGAATATGATTTTGATGTTATTCATCAATTAAATATGGTAGGCTATCGTGAGCCCGGCTATCTTTGGAAAATTAATAAGCCCTTTGTATGGGGGCCAATTGGTGGTTTAGAAAATTCACCATGGTCTTTTCTTCCAACTTTAGGTTTTAAAGGATTTGTATTTTATTCATTTCGTAATATTATAAATTTATATCAGAGAAATTTTTATTTAAGACCAAAACTTGCTACAAGACGTGATAATATGGTTTTAATATCTGCAACTGAAAAGGTTGGAATTATTGCAAAAAAAGTATGGTCAAAAGAATCTGTAATACTCAGTGAAGTAGGACAGCTAAATAATAATATCTTAGCTGTTAATCAGCGAAAAGAAAACGAGCCATTAAATATTGTATGGAGTGGTTTACATACTCCGGGTAAGAATCTTAAATTATTATTAAGAGCATTAAAAGAGATTAATGTAAGTTATAAGCTAAATGTTTTAGGCCAAGGAGAGATGACTGAAAAGTGGATGAAAATTGCTGAAAAATATAATATATCTCAGAATATAGTTTGGCATGGATGGGTAAAACAATCGCAGGCTGTAACAATTATGCGAAAAGGTCATGTCTTTATAATTACTAGTATAAGTGATTTAACTTCAACCGTAACATTAGAAGCATTGTCTAGTGGATTGCCTATAATATGTCTAAATCATTGTGGTTTTGCTGATGTTGTAACAGAAGATTGCGGTTTTCGAATAAGCATTTCAAGTCCTAAAATTGCAACTTTGGAAATTAAAGATGCAATTTTAAAATTATTTTGGGATGAAAAATTACGATTAAAGTTAAGTCAAGGAGCGCTTAATAGAGCAAAATGTTATAGCTGGAAGGATAAAATTACAACTTTGGATAATGTATATAAATTACTTTTAGAAAATAATAATATAAGGTGA
- a CDS encoding glycosyltransferase, with the protein MKKRILILHPALAPYRVDLFNNLAKKFTAIFYFYYPDQAYHSFESGYLQSKCSFEINYIKSGFTLKKRFFAFGIWKILKKEKPEIVLCCEFNQVTILTLIYYYLSAKKFRMYTFCDDSMEIAKKRKGFRLLLRRFIAKRIDGVIFPSSIVGDWYNNNVSSKIKAFELPIIHDDFNFRNQLNKSIIESNRLIEKFKLNGVKIILFVGRLAEVKNVSMLLKSCGRIKSKDWKLVVIGEGPLELELKNEGNMLNVSKNILFLGQRQGIGLYAWFNISQIFVLPSIYEPFGAVVNEALLGGCKVLCSKVAGASTLINEKNGILFDPTNAKEFEEKLDQLLKSIDGNPHTIHSIRESTMPFSFQDKIDILIPVL; encoded by the coding sequence GTGAAAAAGAGGATATTAATATTGCATCCGGCATTGGCTCCATATCGCGTAGATTTATTTAACAATTTGGCCAAAAAATTTACGGCAATATTTTATTTTTATTATCCGGATCAAGCTTATCATTCATTTGAATCAGGGTATTTGCAATCAAAATGTTCATTTGAAATTAATTATATCAAAAGTGGATTTACATTAAAGAAACGCTTTTTTGCATTTGGTATTTGGAAAATTTTAAAGAAAGAGAAGCCTGAAATAGTTTTATGTTGTGAATTTAATCAAGTTACAATACTAACTTTAATTTACTATTATTTATCGGCGAAGAAATTCCGTATGTATACGTTTTGTGATGATAGTATGGAAATAGCTAAAAAAAGAAAAGGATTTAGACTATTACTAAGGAGATTTATAGCAAAAAGAATTGATGGCGTAATTTTTCCAAGTTCTATAGTAGGCGATTGGTATAATAATAATGTTTCTTCTAAAATAAAAGCTTTTGAGTTACCTATTATACATGACGATTTTAATTTCAGGAATCAGCTAAATAAAAGTATTATTGAATCAAATAGGCTAATTGAAAAATTTAAATTGAATGGTGTTAAAATCATTCTTTTTGTTGGTCGTTTAGCCGAGGTGAAAAACGTGTCAATGTTGTTGAAATCTTGCGGGAGAATAAAAAGTAAAGATTGGAAACTAGTTGTTATTGGAGAAGGGCCTCTAGAATTAGAATTAAAAAATGAGGGTAATATGCTTAATGTCTCAAAAAATATTCTTTTTTTAGGACAAAGACAAGGAATTGGTTTATATGCGTGGTTTAATATTTCTCAAATTTTTGTACTACCAAGTATTTATGAGCCATTTGGTGCTGTAGTTAACGAAGCCCTCCTTGGAGGGTGTAAAGTGCTTTGTTCAAAAGTTGCGGGTGCATCCACTCTAATCAATGAGAAAAATGGAATTTTATTTGACCCAACAAATGCAAAAGAATTTGAAGAGAAGTTGGACCAATTACTGAAGAGTATCGATGGGAATCCTCATACTATTCATTCTATAAGAGAAAGTACAATGCCATTTAGTTTTCAGGATAAAATAGACATCTTAATCCCTGTATTATAG
- a CDS encoding ATP-grasp fold amidoligase family protein has translation MATIIWQNLYDRAPIYTELVDKYAVRVYVEEKIGAQYLNDLYGVYDTVTEVDFETLPQQFVLKGTHGADMILICKNKADFDIDGAKRKMDTWLKTNFYQLWGEHAYNHVPPRIICEQFLANENENALVDYKFHCFHGEPKHIQIDRNRFIDHTLNFYDLEWNRLPFGLWYPQSEKDLPRPKNLNVMVDLARKLARNFKFVRVDFYNIEGRIYFGEMTFYPCNGFGVFTPPEKDFEFGSWLNSRE, from the coding sequence ATGGCCACTATTATTTGGCAAAATTTGTATGACCGTGCACCTATTTATACGGAACTAGTAGATAAATATGCGGTAAGGGTCTATGTAGAAGAAAAAATTGGAGCTCAATATTTAAATGACTTATATGGGGTTTATGACACTGTAACTGAGGTTGATTTTGAAACTTTACCTCAACAATTTGTATTAAAAGGCACCCATGGGGCAGATATGATTTTAATATGTAAAAACAAAGCGGACTTTGACATTGACGGTGCAAAGCGTAAAATGGATACATGGTTAAAAACCAATTTTTACCAGCTTTGGGGAGAGCATGCATATAACCATGTGCCACCGCGTATTATTTGCGAACAGTTCTTGGCCAATGAAAACGAGAATGCGCTAGTCGATTATAAATTTCACTGCTTTCATGGAGAGCCTAAACATATACAAATAGATAGGAATCGGTTTATAGATCACACCCTAAATTTTTATGACTTAGAGTGGAATCGTCTTCCATTTGGATTATGGTACCCACAATCTGAAAAAGATTTGCCGAGGCCAAAAAATTTAAATGTTATGGTTGATTTAGCACGTAAATTGGCTAGAAATTTTAAATTTGTACGTGTAGACTTTTATAATATAGAAGGTAGAATCTATTTCGGAGAAATGACCTTTTACCCTTGTAATGGTTTTGGTGTTTTTACTCCCCCCGAAAAAGATTTTGAGTTTGGTTCTTGGCTAAATTCAAGGGAATAA